A region of Anoplopoma fimbria isolate UVic2021 breed Golden Eagle Sablefish chromosome 24, Afim_UVic_2022, whole genome shotgun sequence DNA encodes the following proteins:
- the kl gene encoding klotho, which translates to MTALLAIFTCLAFLTSAAAKPNAGLKTWGRFSKMPYPGDKAFLYDTFPKDFIWAVGTAAYQVEGAFEKDGKGLSIWDTFTRGGNRMATGDVGSDSYHNVHADLRAIKQLGVSHYRFSLSWSRIFPNGTRGSYNEIGTNYYRTLIRRLKEYRVQPVVTLYHWDLPDHLQQTLGGWSHPDLVGIFKDYADFCFQTFGDDVKYWITIDNPFVVARHGYGTGVVAPGIKNDPDLPFRVGHNLLKAHAAAWHLYHRHYRPRQRGKLSMALASHWIKPSRTRLESLRECQCSLDHVLGWFARPLFTDGDYPPCMKARLGSRLPSFTPEEREHVRGTADFFALSHGAALSFQLINDSLKFGQQEDLDLRMLLYWVNAEYNKPPIFVVQSGWYVLGNTKTEDPKHMYYLKRFIAEALKSIIIDGVNVIGYTAWSLIDGFEWHREYGIRRGLYYVDFNTLDMTREPKTSATFYRNVIQRNGFPELPENRPAQGIFPCDFAWGVSANSIQVETTPSQFADPSVYLWNISNNGELMRLEGFSAPPVRRTPHCADYATIRQQVDEIRQVGVNHFHFSLNWSAVVPTGDVAHPNTTLLGYYRCFTRQLLQANVTPVVTLWHHTRLRSSLPAPLDTANKWLNRETPEAFVDYARLCYRELGAHVKMWITLNEPNDEVVSYQEGHQMLRAHALAWRVYDREFRHTQGGKVSLALHMDWVEPAFSFSREDVEPAKRVLDFRVGWFAEPIFGSGDYPLGMRSWLRQLNSLDLPVFNEEDRQLVKGTYDFFAISHFSTKLVTHAKEDSYTYTAMLEVQHMIDTTWIMSPRPVVPWGLRKALNWVREHYSDVPVYVMANGVQEDPARFKDSLRVYYLYNYINEALKAYTLDGVNLKGYFAYALSDQRDPGFGLYGQVHDEVIIKASLSNYRNIIQHNGFPIQGAAPQQCPSMPQPCLGCHALVKRPVVGFLTLVGSAVLITLGLIIYYTAKRHKECY; encoded by the exons ATGACAGCTCTGCTCGCCATTTTCACATGTCTCGCCTTTCTCACCTCTGCGGCTGCTAAGCCCAACGCTGGTTTGAAAACGTGGGGTCGTTTCAGTAAAATGCCCTATCCGGGAGACAAGGCGTTCCTCTACGACACCTTCCCCAAGGACTTCATCTGGGCGGTGGGCACGGCCGCGTACCAGGTGGAGGGCGCCTTCGAGAAGGACGGCAAGGGGCTCTCCATCTGGGACACTTTTACGCGCGGTGGGAACCGGATGGCCACCGGGGACGTGGGCAGCGACAGCTACCACAACGTCCACGCAGACCTGAGAGCCATCAAACAGCTCGGGGTCAGCCACTACAGGTTCTCCCTGTCCTGGTCCAGGATCTTCCCCAACGGCACCCGCGGGAGTTACAACGAAATCGGCACCAACTACTACCGGACGCTCATCAGGAGGCTGAAGGAGTACCGCGTGCAGCCGGTGGTCACGCTCTACCACTGGGACCTGCCCGACCACCTGCAGCAGACCCTGGGCGGCTGGAGCCATCCGGATCTGGTGGGGATTTTTAAAGACTACGCAGATTTCTGTTTCCAGACTTTCGGGGATGACGTGAAGTATTGGATCACTATTGATAACCCGTTCGTGGTGGCGCGGCACGGGTACGGCACCGGGGTGGTCGCTCCCGGGATAAAGAACGACCCCGATCTCCCGTTCCGTGTTGGACACAATCTCCTTAag GCTCATGCAGCTGCGTGGCATCTCTACCATCGCCACTACCGACCCCGTCAGCGGGGCAAGCTGTCCATGGCGCTGGCCTCTCACTGGATCAAGCCCAGCCGCACCCGCCTGGAAAGCCTGCGAGAGTGTCAGTGCTCCCTGGACCACGTCCTGGGCTGGTTCGCCCGGCCTCTGTTCACAGATGGAGACTACCCTCCCTGCATGAAGGCCAGGCTGGGCTCCCGGCTGCCCTCCTTCACCCCGGAGGAGAGGGAGCATGTGAGGGGAACGGCCGACTTCTTCGCCCTCTCCCACGGAGCGGCCCTCAGCTTCCAGCTCATCAACGACAGCCTGAAGTTTGGGCAGCAGGAGGATCTGGACCTGAGGATGCTGCTCTACTGGGTCAACGCAGAGTACAACAAGCCGCCTATCTTCGTGGTCCAGAGTGGTTG GTACGTCCTTGGCAATACTAAGACAGAAGACCCAAAACACATGTACTACCTCAAGAGGTTCATTGCAGAGGCACTGAAAT CCATCATCATAGATGGAGTGAATGTGATCGGATACACAGCCTGGTCTCTGATAGACGGCTTCGAGTGGCACAGGGAATATGGGATACGACGGGGACTGTACTACGTTGACTTCAACACTCTGGACATGACGAGAGAGCCAAAGACGTCTGCCACCTTTTACAG AAATGTCATCCAGAGGAACGGTTTCCCAGAACTCCCAGAGAACAGACCAGCACAGGGAATCTTCCCGTGTGATTTCGCCTGGGGGGTATCAGCCAACTCCATACAG GTGGAGACCACGCCCAGCCAGTTTGCAGACCCCAGTGTTTACTTGTGGAACATCTCCAACAACGGAGAGCTGATGAGGCTGGAGGGCTTCAGTGCACCACCCGTACGCCGAACCCCACACTGTGCTGATTACGCCACCATCCGACAACAG GTGGATGAAATCCGGCAGGTAGGGGTAAACCACTTCCACTTCTCCCTCAACTGGTCAGCTGTGGTGCCTACAGGTGACGTGGCTCATCCCAACACCACCCTGCTGGGCTACTACCGCTGCTTCACCCGTCAGCTGCTGCAGGCCAACGTCACGCCCGTGGTCACTCTGTGGCACCACACACGCCTACGCAGCAGCCTGCCGGCCCCGCTGGACACCGCCAACAAGTGGCTGAACAG AGAGACTCCAGAGGCGTTCGTGGACTATGCCAGACTTTGTTACAGAGAACTAGGTGCCCATGTGAAGATGTGGATCACCCTGAACGAGCCCAACGATGAGGTGGTGAGCTACCAGGAGGGTCATCAGATGCTGCGGGCGCACGCTCTGGCTTGGCGCGTTTATGACCGCgagttcagacacacacagggaggaaaG GTGTCTCTGGCTCTGCACATGGACTGGGTGGAACCGGCATTCTCATTCAGCCGCGAAGACGTGGAACCGGCCAAAAGGGTTCTGGACTTCCGTGTCGGCTGGTTTGCAGAGCCCATCTTTGGCAGTGGGGACTATCCTCTGGGGATGAGGAGCTGGCTGCGGCAGCTCAACTCACTAGA CCTGCCAGTGTTCAATGAGGAGGACAGACAGCTTGTTAAAGGGACGTACGACTTCTTTGCCATCAGTCACTTCAGTACCAAGTTGGTGACACACGCCAAGGAAGACTC GTACACCTACACAGCCATGCTGGAGGTCCAGCACATGATAGACACCACATGGATCATGTCTCCGAGGCCCGTTGTGCCCTGGGGCCTGAGGAAAGCCCTCAACTGG GTGAGGGAGCACTACAGTGACGTCCCCGTCTACGTGATGGCTAATGGGGTACAGGAAGACCCGGCCCGCTTCAAAGACAGCCTCAGAGTCTACTACCTGTACAACTACATCAATGAGGCGCTGAAAG cgTACACTCTGGACGGCGTAAACCTGAAGGGTTACTTTGCTTACGCCCTGAGCGACCAGAGGGACCCGGGCTTTGGCTTGTACGGCCAGGTTCACGATGAGGTCATCATCAAGGCCTCTCTCTCCAACTATCGCAACATCATCCAGCACAACGGCTTCCCCATTCAGGGAGCGGCGCCCCAACAGTGTCCCAGCATGCCTCAGCCCTGCCTGGGCTGCCATGCGCTGGTCAAGAGGCCTGTGGTGGGCTTCCTGACTCTGGTAGGTTCAGCGGTGCTCATCACCCTGGGCCTCATCATCTACTACACAGCCAAGAGGCACAAAGAGTGTTACTGA
- the rfc3 gene encoding replication factor C subunit 3: MSLWVDKYRPTSLGKLDYHKEQATQLKNLVQCGDFPHLLVYGPSGAGKKTRIMCLLRELYGAGVEKLRIEHQTIVAPSKKKIEINIIASNYHLEVNASDAGYQDRVVIQELIKTVAQSQQIQTSTQREFKVVLLTEVDRLTKDAQHALRRTMEKYMSTCRLILCSTSTSKVIGPIQSRCLAIRVPLPSIEEVCSVLTSICKKEGLLLPPELAKHIAEKSGRNLRKALLMCEACRVQQYPFSADQEVPQTDWEVYLRETANAIVSQQSPQRLLEVRARLYELLTHCIPPDIIMKGLVTELLSNCDGQLKTEVAHMAAYYEHRLQLGSKAIYHLEAFTAKFMAIYKKFMEDGLDGMMF, encoded by the exons ATGAGTTTGTGGGTGGACAAATATCGGCCGACTTCCCTCGGGAAACTCGACTATCATAAAGAGCAAGCGACTCAGCTGAAAAACCTG gttCAATGTGGCGACTTCCCTCACTTGTTGGTGTACGGGCCATCAGGCGCGGGGAAGAAGACCCGCATCATGTGTCTGCTGAGGGAGCTGTATGGAGCCGGGGTGGAGAAGCTCCGCATAGAGCACCAGACCATCGTG GCTCCCTCAAAGAAGAAAATTGAGATTAACATAATAGCCAGCAACTATCACTTGGAAGTCAACGCAAG TGATGCTGGATACCAGGACCGTGTGGTGATTCAAGAGCTGATTAAAACCGTGGCTCAGTCCCAGCAGATCCAGACAAGCACCCAGAGAGAGTTCAAAG TGGTGTTGCTGACAGAGGTGGACAGACTCACAAAAGACGCCCAGCACGCTCTGCGCCGAACAATGGAAAAGTACATGTCCACCTGCCGTCTCATCCTCTGCTCTACCTCCACCTCTAAAGTCATTGGGCCGATACAGAGCCGTTGTCTGGCAATCAGAGTTCCTCTGCCGAGCATAGAGGAG GTCTGCAGTGTTTTGACATCGATCTGTAAAAAGGAGGGTCTGCTCCTCCCACCTGAGCTCGCCAAACACATCGCTGAGAAGTCTGGTCGCAACCTCCGCAAAGCCCTTTTGATGTGTGAGGCATGCAGAGTGCAGCA GTATCCATTCTCTGCAGACCAAGAAGTCCCGCAGACGGACTGGGAGGTCTACCTCAGAGAAACCGCTAACGCCATCGTCAGCCAGCAGAGCCCTCAGAG GTTGCTGGAGGTTCGCGCCAGGCTGTACGAGCTGCTGACTCACTGCATCCCTCCTGATATCATCATGAAG GGTCTGGTGACAGAGCTGTTGAGTAACTGCGATGGTCAGCTGAAGACAGAAGTGGCCCACATGGCCGCCTACTACGAACACAGACTGCAGCTGGGCAGCAAAGCCATCTACCACCTCGAGGCCTTCACCGCCAAGTTCATGGCCATCTACAAGAAGTTCATGGAAGACGGTCTGGATGGGATGATGTTTTGA